A single genomic interval of Amycolatopsis albispora harbors:
- a CDS encoding Imm15 family immunity protein, with the protein MTAEIDPRFRAEFDRLLADGDLLDFDGLMSYDGYFDELPLYATYRQISFLDELPPLERNQVLVRAAAAHLGRVLAHAEEFYAGREFDFFCAVTVTGWDHLPEGDPLTPHFWLANPSRGVFEHLRLRPPGSEGSNMVAHLLGHDPAYLLNDDLVDGRLERVWVQQADHPVPPGTVEA; encoded by the coding sequence GTGACCGCTGAGATCGACCCCCGGTTCCGCGCGGAGTTCGACCGCCTGCTGGCCGACGGGGACCTGCTCGACTTCGACGGGCTGATGTCCTACGACGGCTACTTCGACGAACTGCCGTTGTACGCCACCTACCGGCAGATCTCGTTCCTGGACGAGCTGCCGCCGCTGGAGCGGAACCAGGTGCTGGTGCGGGCGGCCGCCGCGCACCTCGGCCGGGTCCTGGCGCACGCCGAGGAGTTCTACGCCGGGCGCGAGTTCGACTTCTTCTGCGCGGTGACCGTCACCGGCTGGGACCACCTGCCCGAAGGCGACCCGCTGACGCCGCACTTCTGGCTGGCGAACCCGAGCCGGGGCGTGTTCGAGCACCTCCGGCTGCGGCCGCCGGGCAGCGAGGGCAGCAACATGGTCGCCCACCTGCTCGGCCACGACCCCGCTTACCTGCTCAACGACGACCTCGTGGACGGGCGGCTGGAACGGGTCTGGGTGCAGCAGGCCGACCACCCGGTGCCACCCGGCACCGTCGAAGCCTGA